A region from the Candidatus Thermoplasmatota archaeon genome encodes:
- a CDS encoding ABC transporter permease subunit → MAGINPKVIYTIAKKEFLDNIRNKWIIVITIIFIILTIASSYLAGGQAGGDEIFGGMEDTVVALMSIYTLLIPLIAIMLGFSTIAGEAEKGALSVVLSYPVKRVEVLLGKFLGLGSVLAVTPLIGFGLSGIVIATIVGAEEGLAFIAFIALAIILGLMYLSLIICISALCRNRVRAIAGGIILFFWAMIYGMIVMAVYYGTGGDFMKLMSGEGTYPDWLWSSVVFSPSDLNQMAVMRAFGLKQAMGISLEAPDWMSMPFVLAVQLIWIIIPLILAYIFFKRRDI, encoded by the coding sequence ATGGCCGGAATAAATCCCAAGGTAATTTATACTATTGCAAAGAAAGAATTCTTGGATAACATTAGAAATAAATGGATTATTGTAATAACAATTATTTTTATAATTTTGACAATTGCTTCATCATACCTTGCTGGTGGACAAGCAGGAGGTGATGAGATATTTGGAGGTATGGAAGACACTGTTGTTGCACTTATGAGCATTTATACTCTTCTTATTCCGTTAATTGCAATTATGCTTGGTTTCTCAACAATTGCTGGTGAGGCAGAAAAGGGTGCTTTATCTGTAGTTCTTTCGTATCCTGTAAAGAGAGTAGAGGTTCTATTAGGTAAGTTCTTGGGCCTTGGTTCTGTACTAGCTGTTACTCCCTTAATAGGATTTGGCCTAAGTGGTATTGTTATTGCAACAATCGTTGGTGCAGAAGAAGGACTAGCATTTATTGCATTCATAGCACTTGCAATTATCTTAGGTTTAATGTATTTAAGTCTAATAATTTGCATTTCTGCACTCTGTAGAAACCGTGTGAGAGCTATTGCGGGAGGAATTATCTTATTTTTTTGGGCAATGATTTATGGTATGATAGTTATGGCCGTCTATTATGGAACCGGGGGAGACTTTATGAAACTGATGTCAGGTGAGGGCACCTATCCAGATTGGCTTTGGAGCTCTGTTGTTTTTAGCCCCAGTGATTTAAATCAGATGGCAGTAATGAGAGCATTTGGTCTTAAACAGGCTATGGGGATCTCATTAGAAGCTCCGGATTGGATGAGTATGCCTTTTGTTCTTGCCGTTCAGTTGATATGGATAATAATACCCTTAATTTTGGCATACATCTTCTTTAAAAGGAGAGATATTTGA
- a CDS encoding DNA double-strand break repair nuclease NurA: MDEKTFGRVFGYVKEVMEASRDFEGEVEIGLDEGCFITHLHKASFKKFDGCNAAKGSAIDGSSFKVLDGLSFVIGSRRTGYIIADEKGVINKKIGEVKIEVISKRDAKKIFAEKYEKVTHNISKKIPDGMDGVNGAIRGLEEHAAARDAMNELDEGDVLMMDGSLEGSEFLSEIIKENCEIAMERGVHLVGICKRSDLYTNRLPVLNWIKNKGDKIFKEQRWYYPLSEEKNIYIAKFHPFSKFSFRIDINPMEKYIEEILGKVSAFSNDVSCLGYPYPLAEIHRNVVITSEDVLYFRKVLREIVLKSGFTIDEWEDLFFDYHEYLG, encoded by the coding sequence ATGGACGAAAAAACATTTGGCAGGGTATTCGGTTACGTGAAGGAAGTAATGGAAGCGAGCAGAGATTTCGAAGGAGAAGTGGAAATCGGGCTTGATGAGGGATGCTTCATCACCCATCTTCATAAAGCATCATTCAAAAAATTTGATGGATGCAATGCTGCAAAAGGATCTGCCATAGACGGCAGTTCTTTCAAAGTTCTCGATGGCCTTTCTTTTGTTATAGGTAGCAGGAGAACGGGGTATATAATAGCTGATGAAAAAGGCGTTATAAACAAAAAAATTGGGGAAGTAAAAATAGAAGTCATATCAAAGCGGGATGCAAAAAAAATATTTGCAGAAAAATATGAAAAAGTGACGCATAATATTTCAAAAAAAATTCCTGATGGCATGGATGGGGTTAACGGTGCAATCAGGGGACTTGAAGAACATGCGGCAGCAAGAGATGCAATGAATGAGCTTGATGAGGGCGATGTACTCATGATGGATGGTTCTCTTGAAGGAAGTGAATTTTTATCGGAAATCATAAAAGAAAATTGTGAAATCGCCATGGAAAGAGGAGTGCATCTTGTCGGCATATGCAAAAGAAGCGACCTGTACACAAACCGGCTGCCGGTATTGAACTGGATTAAAAATAAAGGTGATAAAATTTTCAAAGAACAAAGATGGTATTATCCTCTTTCTGAGGAAAAAAATATCTATATAGCAAAGTTCCATCCTTTTTCAAAATTTTCCTTTCGTATAGATATCAATCCGATGGAAAAATATATAGAAGAAATTCTCGGCAAGGTGTCAGCTTTTTCAAATGATGTCTCTTGTCTTGGGTATCCATATCCTCTTGCAGAAATCCATAGAAACGTTGTAATAACATCTGAAGATGTCTTATATTTCAGGAAAGTATTGCGGGAGATAGTACTGAAAAGCGGATTTACAATTGATGAGTGGGAAGATTTGTTCTTTGATTATCATGAATATTTGGGATGA
- a CDS encoding DUF72 domain-containing protein, translating into MLYLGTSGWYYDHWAGDFYPEELDKREWLQFYAKKFNTVEVNTTFYRMPFPNMLKGWKRKTPENFMLSFKGSSLVTHKKKLQEVNSILQKFYSLIDIIKEKRGVILWQLPPSLHKNNELLEKFLNELNLEIPQAVEFRHKSWYEKEVYRLLEKYGIGYCIISFPSLPTQIEVTAEFAYIRWHGKESLYSSNYSKEELEEWAEVIRNLDVKDVYGYFNNDFNCYAPKNCEQLKEMMED; encoded by the coding sequence ATGCTCTACCTCGGCACATCGGGCTGGTATTATGACCATTGGGCGGGGGATTTTTATCCGGAGGAATTGGATAAAAGAGAATGGCTTCAATTTTATGCCAAGAAATTCAATACAGTCGAGGTAAACACCACTTTCTATAGAATGCCGTTTCCAAATATGCTGAAGGGATGGAAACGAAAGACACCAGAAAATTTCATGCTTTCTTTCAAGGGCAGCAGTCTTGTGACGCATAAGAAAAAATTGCAGGAAGTCAATAGCATTCTTCAAAAATTTTATTCCCTGATTGATATAATAAAAGAAAAAAGAGGGGTTATTTTGTGGCAGCTTCCTCCTTCCTTGCATAAAAACAATGAATTATTGGAGAAATTTTTGAACGAGCTGAACCTGGAAATACCACAGGCAGTGGAATTCAGGCACAAGAGCTGGTATGAAAAAGAGGTTTACAGGTTATTGGAAAAATATGGCATTGGTTATTGCATTATCAGTTTTCCATCTCTTCCGACTCAAATTGAGGTTACGGCTGAATTCGCTTACATAAGGTGGCACGGGAAAGAAAGTCTGTATTCCTCAAATTATTCAAAAGAAGAATTGGAGGAATGGGCCGAAGTAATAAGAAATTTGGATGTTAAAGATGTTTATGGCTATTTTAATAACGATTTTAATTGTTACGCGCCTAAAAACTGTGAGCAACTAAAAGAAATGATGGAAGATTAG
- a CDS encoding UPF0179 family protein: MTFVTLIGKKLAKNGNEFVYLGITKKCRGCKLKMVCSNLKTGRRYRITKVRDKHHDCSLYEGGVNAVEIEKLPIITAIKKDSAEGTTITFHEVECDNIGCENYRLCHPGVSNKKYKIVEVMEDVDCPLKYKLKKVALDD, from the coding sequence ATGACATTTGTCACTCTAATAGGCAAAAAATTAGCAAAGAATGGAAACGAGTTTGTTTACCTTGGAATAACAAAAAAATGCAGGGGATGCAAACTGAAAATGGTGTGCTCGAACCTCAAAACAGGCAGAAGATACAGGATAACTAAAGTAAGGGACAAACATCACGACTGCAGTCTGTACGAGGGAGGAGTTAATGCCGTTGAAATAGAAAAATTGCCAATTATAACCGCCATAAAAAAAGATAGCGCTGAGGGAACTACCATAACATTCCATGAAGTTGAGTGCGACAATATCGGCTGTGAAAATTATCGGCTATGCCATCCAGGAGTAAGCAATAAAAAATACAAAATAGTGGAAGTAATGGAAGATGTGGACTGCCCTCTGAAATATAAGTTGAAAAAAGTCGCGCTGGACGATTAA
- a CDS encoding ATP-binding cassette domain-containing protein, translating to MIEKTVRCPHCKNKVTIQGNPGEKIYLTCPKCNKKDIFTFPETKSELKTKPGSFAIEVDSLTKIYKDVIAVDDLSFNIRTGEIFGLLGPNGAGKTTAIKAILSLIHVNSGKIKINGFDIKKDGIEAKKNIGYLPERVAFYDNLTPLQTLHFFCELKGADKSVARPLIKEVGLEDAINRKVGTFSKGMVQLLGVTQVMIGNPSIYILDEPMAGLDARWIKTIREKIKMLNDQGATVLFSSHILSEVENICDRVAIIDKGKLIAEDTVSNLNKYLRIKPRLEISIPSLKGRVPEVIRGVEGVEAVDAKDDKLFVTCESSVRSQVITTLEKTGFKVVNIKTIEPSLEEAFVKLISGEEGDA from the coding sequence ATGATTGAAAAAACAGTTAGATGTCCCCATTGTAAAAACAAAGTCACAATTCAGGGTAATCCTGGAGAAAAAATCTATTTGACATGCCCTAAATGCAACAAAAAAGATATATTTACATTTCCAGAAACAAAGTCAGAATTAAAAACAAAACCCGGTTCTTTTGCAATAGAGGTTGATAGTCTTACTAAAATATATAAGGATGTAATAGCAGTAGATGACCTTTCATTCAATATTCGAACTGGGGAGATCTTTGGTCTTCTTGGTCCTAATGGAGCAGGAAAGACCACAGCGATAAAGGCGATACTTAGTTTAATTCATGTTAATTCAGGTAAAATCAAAATCAATGGATTTGACATTAAAAAGGATGGTATCGAAGCGAAAAAAAATATTGGTTATCTTCCTGAGCGAGTTGCGTTCTATGATAATCTCACTCCTTTGCAGACATTACATTTCTTCTGTGAATTAAAGGGTGCTGATAAATCTGTTGCGAGACCTCTTATAAAGGAGGTTGGACTTGAGGATGCAATAAATAGGAAAGTAGGGACTTTCTCGAAAGGTATGGTTCAATTGCTGGGTGTAACTCAAGTAATGATTGGTAATCCTTCAATTTATATTCTTGATGAACCTATGGCAGGTTTAGATGCCCGGTGGATAAAAACTATTAGAGAAAAGATTAAGATGTTAAACGATCAGGGTGCCACGGTACTTTTTTCATCTCATATTCTAAGTGAGGTAGAGAATATTTGTGATAGAGTTGCAATTATCGACAAAGGTAAACTCATTGCTGAAGACACAGTATCTAATCTGAACAAATATTTACGTATTAAACCGCGTCTTGAAATTTCTATTCCTAGTCTGAAGGGTAGGGTACCAGAGGTAATCCGGGGTGTTGAGGGTGTAGAGGCTGTTGATGCAAAAGATGACAAGCTGTTTGTGACTTGCGAGTCTTCTGTCCGTAGTCAAGTTATAACTACTCTTGAGAAGACAGGTTTTAAAGTTGTTAACATCAAAACAATTGAGCCTTCACTTGAGGAAGCATTTGTGAAATTGATATCTGGGGAGGAAGGTGATGCTTAA
- a CDS encoding ATP-binding protein produces the protein MLGRIIGKNVSEIVFRYPYREDIKIGEILVAEDEENDSLFFMRVVDLQYGQEGSEKWSFRTAGEMMMLDEMEHPYSMREKERRLFKIGVCSSLGYVRGGAFRKPKAIPSHFSKVRRANKDDYKFLKKNAGDIEVGKLRSGEKEVDVKVCLKGELIPHHIGIFATTGMGKSNLMRVFAASAMTHGKYGLLIVDPHGEYYEGGDNTEGLRDHPMAKNALIVYSPHRISGPHNTLKISAYEITVGDLQNIFSFTEAQRDALYSLRSRFGKEWLVKLYEMDTEELVIAFGKKIQDITFGVLKRRAEMILQSEIIHRDESVAITDSMLCQLNEGKVVLVDTSGLYEYEELLVGVILARKILARNKNAYRDREQFRKLPPILITMEEAQRVLKAEGVFAQIAREGRKFKVGLCAITQQPKLIKEELLSQFNTFFILGLADEGDRNIIKGSAKQDISKIEKEIQTLEAGEVLITYPGAPFAIPAKIHWYDDYIKGFEETKREEMKVDEDFY, from the coding sequence ATGCTCGGAAGAATAATTGGAAAAAATGTTTCGGAAATCGTTTTTAGATACCCGTACAGGGAAGATATAAAAATCGGAGAGATTCTGGTTGCAGAGGACGAGGAAAACGATTCCCTTTTTTTCATGCGTGTCGTGGATTTGCAGTACGGGCAGGAGGGATCAGAGAAATGGAGTTTTAGAACTGCCGGTGAGATGATGATGCTCGATGAAATGGAGCATCCATACAGCATGAGGGAAAAAGAAAGAAGGCTTTTTAAGATAGGTGTTTGCTCCTCCCTGGGCTACGTCCGTGGTGGGGCATTCCGCAAACCAAAGGCTATACCGTCTCACTTTTCAAAGGTGAGAAGGGCGAATAAAGATGATTATAAATTTTTAAAGAAAAATGCGGGGGATATAGAAGTCGGGAAGTTAAGGAGTGGGGAAAAGGAAGTGGATGTGAAAGTGTGTTTGAAGGGAGAACTTATTCCCCACCATATAGGCATATTTGCCACTACTGGAATGGGAAAAAGCAATCTCATGAGAGTGTTCGCCGCTTCCGCCATGACGCATGGAAAATACGGGCTTTTGATAGTTGACCCACATGGGGAATATTACGAGGGGGGAGACAATACTGAAGGACTGAGGGATCATCCGATGGCTAAAAATGCATTGATTGTTTATTCCCCGCACCGCATCAGCGGCCCGCACAACACGCTCAAGATATCTGCATACGAGATTACCGTTGGCGACCTACAGAATATATTCTCTTTCACTGAAGCACAGAGAGATGCTCTCTATTCCCTGCGCTCCAGATTTGGAAAGGAATGGCTGGTCAAGCTGTATGAAATGGATACTGAAGAACTGGTCATTGCATTTGGCAAAAAAATACAGGATATAACTTTCGGCGTTCTAAAAAGAAGGGCTGAGATGATACTTCAATCCGAGATAATACACAGAGATGAAAGCGTGGCGATAACAGATTCAATGCTCTGCCAGCTAAATGAGGGAAAGGTGGTGCTTGTTGATACTTCGGGGCTGTATGAATACGAGGAATTGCTTGTCGGCGTCATTCTCGCCAGAAAAATTTTGGCCCGCAACAAAAATGCTTATAGAGATAGGGAACAGTTCAGAAAATTGCCCCCCATCCTGATAACCATGGAGGAAGCACAGCGCGTATTGAAAGCAGAAGGGGTATTCGCCCAGATTGCCAGAGAGGGAAGAAAATTTAAAGTAGGGTTGTGTGCAATAACCCAGCAGCCCAAATTGATAAAGGAAGAGTTGCTATCACAGTTCAATACCTTCTTCATTCTCGGACTTGCCGATGAAGGCGACAGGAATATAATAAAAGGCTCGGCGAAGCAGGACATATCGAAAATAGAGAAGGAGATTCAGACGCTTGAAGCGGGGGAGGTATTGATAACCTATCCCGGCGCGCCGTTCGCCATACCGGCAAAAATTCACTGGTACGATGATTACATAAAAGGATTTGAAGAAACAAAAAGGGAAGAGATGAAGGTGGATGAAGATTTTTATTGA
- a CDS encoding DMT family transporter, with product MNNKQIGVLAAICASVMWAIEPVFAKLSYQNSDFLHTSAIRAFIVMAMALAYSSATKASFRIDKRQISVMVYIGLAGTLFADLLYFLAMTKAPVINVVLLGHMQPIFIVLLGFLFLKEDRLIGIALMMLSGLLVTTRTPNNLAVLKLGTIWDLLVLASTITWATAAIAVRKYLKGMNAGIITFYRFLFASIVFMMYLLFTLQTFTRFWRVLLSA from the coding sequence ATGAACAATAAGCAGATTGGGGTTTTAGCCGCAATATGCGCCAGCGTGATGTGGGCGATAGAGCCCGTATTTGCAAAGCTTTCATATCAAAATTCGGATTTTCTCCATACCTCAGCGATAAGGGCATTTATCGTTATGGCAATGGCACTGGCATATTCATCTGCAACAAAAGCAAGCTTCAGGATAGACAAACGTCAGATATCCGTAATGGTGTATATAGGGTTAGCCGGAACACTTTTTGCAGATTTGCTGTACTTCCTTGCAATGACAAAGGCTCCGGTAATAAATGTTGTACTGCTAGGGCATATGCAGCCAATATTCATAGTTTTGCTCGGATTTTTATTTCTCAAAGAGGATAGGCTGATAGGGATTGCATTAATGATGCTGTCCGGACTGCTGGTAACAACCCGAACACCCAACAATCTTGCAGTCCTTAAACTCGGAACTATATGGGACTTGCTGGTGCTGGCATCAACAATTACATGGGCAACAGCAGCTATAGCTGTAAGAAAATACCTTAAAGGCATGAATGCAGGTATTATAACATTCTACAGATTTTTATTTGCATCCATAGTTTTCATGATGTATCTGCTTTTCACATTGCAAACGTTTACCAGATTCTGGCGGGTATTGTTGTCGGCATAG
- a CDS encoding MTH938/NDUFAF3 family protein, producing MAKFGSLKFGCVTIDGKKYRHDVVVFPNGEVKKRKGGLGIFGSHLFRKEEIEELSNAETIVIGDGTISKAKIAEDAEKFAEENGMKIIQLPSKEAIKKFNELADKGKVGAIIHVTC from the coding sequence ATGGCAAAATTTGGCTCGCTGAAATTTGGCTGTGTAACAATAGATGGAAAGAAATACAGACATGATGTGGTCGTATTTCCAAATGGGGAAGTTAAGAAAAGAAAAGGAGGCTTGGGAATATTTGGCAGCCATTTATTCAGGAAGGAGGAAATAGAGGAACTATCCAATGCCGAAACCATAGTAATCGGAGATGGAACAATCAGCAAGGCTAAAATTGCCGAGGATGCCGAGAAATTTGCAGAGGAAAACGGAATGAAAATCATTCAACTTCCATCCAAGGAGGCAATAAAAAAATTCAATGAGCTGGCAGATAAAGGAAAGGTCGGAGCGATTATACATGTTACTTGCTAA